In Paenibacillus larvae subsp. larvae, the following proteins share a genomic window:
- a CDS encoding DUF1128 domain-containing protein has translation MDLNQWSEENVQFMFEEIKKKLRMATGGSIKASSISEEQYEDLRDLYDMVMSKPHFSISEIDAITSELGKLRTRQA, from the coding sequence ATGGATTTGAATCAATGGTCGGAAGAAAATGTACAGTTTATGTTTGAGGAAATAAAAAAGAAACTGAGGATGGCGACCGGAGGTTCCATAAAAGCTTCTTCCATAAGCGAGGAACAATATGAGGATCTGAGAGACTTATATGATATGGTGATGAGCAAGCCCCATTTCAGCATTAGTGAGATTGATGCCATCACATCAGAGTTAGGTAAGCTCCGTACCCGGCAGGCATAG
- a CDS encoding ATP-binding cassette domain-containing protein, with protein MISIQNLTFQHKGSPRKNLDRLNVDFHPGIINVLIGKNGSGKTTLFDLITNLIKRPEEIRGVPEDREIIYQLEGLLFPNVLKGKDLFRFFLYTDYKNKIKLSNAPYLDEHMAPSEIELMKRVWHAKYGQLSIGERRYLSILAITLMKRNLYIFDEPTSGVDPEARFQILKRIEALCLHTNAVVLLSTHTLHEFEKIHCKIHLLHQGKLKFEGSYMKFLESTQHHDPDQAFNQKVQ; from the coding sequence ATGATATCAATACAAAATCTGACCTTTCAACACAAAGGATCCCCTAGAAAAAATTTGGATCGTTTAAACGTTGATTTTCACCCCGGAATAATCAATGTACTTATTGGGAAAAACGGGTCGGGCAAGACCACGTTATTTGATTTAATTACAAACCTTATCAAAAGACCTGAAGAAATACGGGGAGTACCGGAGGACAGGGAGATCATCTATCAGCTGGAAGGGCTTTTATTCCCCAATGTTCTTAAAGGGAAGGATCTTTTTAGATTTTTTCTATACACGGATTATAAAAACAAAATCAAACTCTCCAATGCCCCGTACTTGGATGAACATATGGCTCCTTCTGAAATAGAATTAATGAAAAGAGTATGGCATGCCAAATATGGCCAATTGTCCATTGGAGAAAGAAGATATCTTAGTATTCTCGCCATTACCCTGATGAAAAGAAACCTTTACATTTTCGATGAGCCGACGTCCGGGGTCGATCCGGAAGCAAGATTTCAGATTCTGAAAAGAATAGAAGCTCTTTGTCTGCATACAAATGCCGTTGTGTTACTTTCCACTCATACTCTGCATGAATTCGAGAAAATTCATTGCAAGATTCATTTGCTGCATCAGGGAAAGCTAAAATTTGAAGGCTCTTATATGAAGTTTTTAGAGAGTACACAACATCACGATCCTGACCAGGCTTTTAATCAAAAAGTTCAGTAG